A window of the Arachis duranensis cultivar V14167 chromosome 5, aradu.V14167.gnm2.J7QH, whole genome shotgun sequence genome harbors these coding sequences:
- the LOC107488561 gene encoding 2-hydroxyisoflavanone dehydratase-like — translation MASIEGTNSMKQIVLQIPTFLNVYNDGSTERLGNMPRAPPCLNDPETGVSSKDIVFSINPLLSARLYLPKLNANDQKLPILVYFHGGAFCRESAFSEHHHEYCNIVASQANVLIVSVEHRKAPEHYLPAAYEDCWAGLKWAATHANATQNSHIISEPWLIDHGDFSKIFIGGDSSGGNIVHNVAMRAGVEPLPNDVKIIGAYMNHPYFCGSKPVGSEPIEGFEKSLPYMAWGIVYPDAPGGIDNPMVNPMAPAAPSLATLGCSKMFISVAGDDVSFRDRTVLYYEAVRASGWKGQVQLFEEKGEQHVYYMFHPHTDKGKRLIKHVTDFLKE, via the coding sequence ATGGCATCCATAGAAGGCACCAACAGCATGAAGCAAATAGTTTTACAAATCCCAACGTTCCTAAATGTCTACAACGATGGTAGCACAGAACGCCTTGGAAACATGCCGAGGGCTCCACCATGTCTCAATGACCCTGAAACCGGTGTCTCCTCCAAAGACATTGTCTTCTCCATTAACCCCCTCCTCTCTGCTCGACTCTACCTTCCCAAACTGAACGCCAATGATCAGAAACTCCCCATCTTGGTTTACTTTCACGGCGGCGCCTTCTGCCGTGAATCAGCCTTTTCAGAACATCACCATGAATATTGCAACATCGTAGCATCCCAAGCAAATGTTTTGATTGTCTCCGTGGAACACAGAAAGGCCCCAGAGCATTATCTCCCTGCAGCGTACGAGGATTGCTGGGCTGGTCTCAAATGGGCTGCAACTCATGCCAATGCCACCCAAAACAGCCACATTATCAGTGAACCATGGCTCATCGACCACGGGGATTTCAGCAAGATCTTCATAGGGGGTGATAGCAGCGGTGGAAACATTGTCCACAACGTTGCCATGCGTGCCGGTGTTGAGCCTTTACCTAACGATGTCAAAATCATTGGTGCATATATGAACCACCCTTACTTTTGTGGTTCGAAGCCAGTTGGGTCGGAACCGATTGAAGGGTTCGAGAAAAGCTTGCCGTATATGGCATGGGGTATTGTGTACCCTGATGCTCCTGGTGGGATCGATAACCCCATGGTGAATCCAATGGCTCCTGCGGCACCCAGCTTGGCTACCCTTGGTTGCTCCAAGATGTTCATTTCGGTTGCCGGCGATGATGTATCGTTTAGGGATAGAACTGTTTTGTATTACGAGGCCGTCAGGGCCAGTGGCTGGAAAGGGCAAGTGCAATTGTTCGAAGAGAAAGGAGAGCAACATGTTTATTACATGTTCCATCCCCACACTGACAAAGGCAAGAGATTGATCAAGCATGTTACTGATTTTCTTAAAGAATGA